A genomic stretch from Sulfurimonas sediminis includes:
- a CDS encoding CvpA family protein, with translation MEFNYFDIIVGVVILLLGLKGILNGFFKEIFGLIGIIGGIFVASRFGDDVGLYLSDTIFKFSNESAISFTGFLATLALFWLVMVLIGFAFKKLSSLSGLGPIDKILGFIVGSSKFFLIAAVIAYAVYNVQAIRTTLDSTLKTSVLFPVLVETGKYIMKIDPTDISNDINTTISQGSADLQQKVEENISAAALQQIDTIKNQIREK, from the coding sequence ATGGAATTTAACTATTTTGACATTATTGTAGGAGTTGTCATTCTGCTCCTGGGTTTAAAAGGAATACTCAACGGGTTTTTTAAAGAAATTTTCGGACTCATTGGTATCATAGGCGGTATATTTGTAGCATCGAGATTTGGTGATGATGTCGGACTGTATCTGAGTGATACGATATTTAAATTTTCAAACGAATCGGCTATAAGTTTTACAGGTTTTCTGGCAACACTGGCACTTTTTTGGCTGGTCATGGTTCTTATAGGATTTGCATTTAAAAAGTTAAGTTCTCTAAGCGGTCTTGGTCCGATAGACAAAATTTTGGGATTTATCGTAGGCTCAAGCAAGTTTTTTCTTATTGCCGCAGTTATTGCTTATGCGGTTTATAATGTCCAGGCAATCAGAACGACACTTGATTCTACACTCAAAACAAGTGTACTCTTCCCTGTTTTAGTCGAAACAGGAAAATATATTATGAAAATAGATCCTACAGATATATCAAATGATATCAATACAACAATTTCACAGGGCAGTGCGGATCTGCAACAAAAAGTAGAAGAGAACATTTCAGCAGCAGCCTTGCAGCAAATTGACACTATTAAAAATCAAATAAGAGAGAAATAA
- a CDS encoding type III pantothenate kinase, with the protein MENPIMLLCDIGNTSYHFCNENREYKESVKSFDPSSVKEKVYYICVNKALHVKLHSLSNWIDLSEYIDKKKYYQTMGIDRIFAVEAINEGVIIDAGSAVTVDVVKNNEFVGGFIYPGIQAMRKTYENISPALAYSFNFECDLDIMPKNSQDAISYGYLKTLYSEVMSHNLPVILTGGDALEFKKIFRDAKVDEKLIFNSMKKIILQNEDRLC; encoded by the coding sequence ATGGAAAATCCAATAATGCTTTTGTGTGATATAGGCAATACTTCCTATCATTTTTGTAATGAAAACAGAGAATACAAAGAGAGTGTAAAAAGTTTCGACCCCTCATCTGTCAAAGAAAAGGTATATTATATCTGTGTCAATAAAGCCTTACATGTAAAGCTACACTCTTTGTCAAACTGGATAGATTTATCTGAATATATTGATAAAAAAAAATATTATCAGACTATGGGAATAGACAGAATATTTGCAGTAGAAGCAATCAATGAGGGTGTTATTATTGATGCGGGGAGTGCTGTGACTGTTGATGTTGTTAAAAATAACGAGTTTGTGGGCGGTTTTATCTATCCTGGTATTCAGGCAATGCGAAAAACCTATGAGAATATTTCTCCTGCGCTGGCATATTCATTTAACTTTGAGTGTGACTTGGATATAATGCCAAAAAATTCACAAGATGCCATAAGTTACGGATATTTAAAAACACTCTACAGTGAAGTAATGTCCCATAATCTGCCGGTTATTTTGACAGGCGGCGATGCCTTGGAATTTAAAAAGATATTTAGAGATGCAAAAGTCGATGAAAAACTGATTTTCAACTCTATGAAAAAGATTATATTACAGAATGAGGATAGACTATGCTAA
- a CDS encoding SAM-dependent methyltransferase codes for MTNLDLYAKAEHLLGIEEATEALYDLYRSELDEYSVKTLLDVGCGRGGFMQRMSSDGVTCKGIDLSAVMVAECKEQGFDAECIDIKEVDGKFDAIVSIFDVLNFMDNETLLSFLESVADKLNDEGVFIADINTLYGFRDVAEGTMSSENEKEFLSVDAIFQNNELHTKFTLFEKKEDGSYVKHQDTIVQYFHKIQTFQKLSKLKLVEKQTFSLYDTEDKTLLIFKKRTE; via the coding sequence ATGACTAATCTTGATCTTTATGCCAAGGCAGAACATCTTTTAGGCATAGAAGAGGCTACAGAAGCACTCTATGATTTATACCGCTCGGAACTGGATGAATACAGTGTAAAAACACTGCTGGATGTCGGATGCGGTCGTGGCGGATTCATGCAGCGAATGAGTAGCGACGGTGTTACATGTAAAGGCATTGATTTGAGTGCCGTAATGGTTGCCGAGTGTAAAGAACAGGGATTTGACGCCGAGTGCATTGACATAAAAGAGGTTGATGGCAAATTTGATGCCATTGTGAGTATTTTTGATGTTTTGAATTTTATGGACAATGAGACTCTTCTTTCTTTTTTAGAATCGGTTGCGGACAAACTCAATGATGAGGGTGTGTTTATTGCTGATATCAATACGCTTTACGGTTTCAGGGATGTGGCAGAAGGGACGATGAGCAGTGAAAACGAGAAAGAGTTTTTAAGTGTCGATGCCATATTTCAAAACAATGAACTGCATACAAAATTCACACTTTTTGAAAAAAAGGAAGATGGAAGTTACGTAAAACACCAGGATACAATTGTGCAGTATTTTCACAAAATACAGACATTTCAAAAACTCTCAAAACTCAAACTTGTGGAAAAACAGACTTTTTCTCTTTATGATACAGAAGACAAAACACTGCTTATCTTTAAAAAAAGAACAGAGTAG
- the lysS gene encoding lysine--tRNA ligase, producing the protein MIFENKYIQQRIEKANALKDAGYNPYANDSQRNTTIEKYLNVNSDVAEMENKRDEKRHYIVSGRIKFLRIMGKASFVKIEDESGMLQVYITRDNLPEGFYNTMFKKNIEVGDIIEVGGFPFVTGQGELSLHVDSFKLLTKAISPLPEKFHGITDKEIRYRKRYLDLIMNAEVRKTFQIRSRVISLTRRFFEDKGFLEVETPMMHPIAGGANAKPFVTHHNALGVDRYLRIAPELYLKRLIVGGFEAVFEINRNFRNEGMDATHNPEFTSIEFYWAYKTYKDLIEITKEYFQYLFEHLDLPTLLPYGDLEINFDNFQEIPLIESLTTIGGVPADVVKDKEKIIAYLNEKGITVKPGMNLGQLQGELFDEFVEKKLIDPTFITEYPVEISPLARRSDAHPEITERFELFIAGREIANAFSELNDPIDQLARFEGQMAAKESGDDEAHEMDSDFVEALSYGMAPTAGQGIGIDRLVMLLTNEHSIRDVLLFPAMKPVQEENTKEEEE; encoded by the coding sequence TTGATTTTTGAAAATAAATACATACAGCAAAGAATAGAAAAAGCAAATGCATTGAAAGATGCAGGGTACAACCCTTATGCAAATGATTCACAAAGAAATACAACTATCGAAAAATATTTGAATGTCAACTCTGATGTAGCCGAGATGGAAAACAAACGTGACGAAAAGCGTCACTATATTGTAAGCGGGCGAATAAAATTTCTTCGCATTATGGGAAAAGCGAGTTTTGTAAAGATTGAAGACGAAAGCGGTATGTTACAGGTTTACATCACTCGTGACAATCTTCCTGAGGGTTTTTACAACACTATGTTTAAAAAAAATATAGAAGTCGGAGACATCATTGAAGTCGGCGGTTTTCCTTTTGTAACAGGACAGGGAGAACTCTCTTTACATGTAGACAGTTTCAAACTCCTGACAAAAGCCATCTCACCGCTTCCTGAAAAGTTTCACGGTATTACGGACAAAGAGATTCGTTACAGAAAACGCTATCTTGATCTGATTATGAATGCGGAAGTAAGAAAAACTTTTCAAATCCGTTCCCGCGTTATCTCTTTGACACGCCGTTTCTTTGAGGACAAAGGCTTTTTGGAAGTTGAAACACCTATGATGCACCCTATTGCCGGCGGGGCCAATGCCAAACCTTTTGTGACACATCATAATGCACTCGGTGTTGACAGATACCTCAGAATTGCACCGGAGCTTTACCTTAAAAGACTGATTGTCGGCGGTTTTGAAGCCGTTTTTGAAATCAACCGTAACTTTAGAAATGAGGGGATGGATGCAACGCATAACCCTGAATTTACCTCTATAGAGTTTTACTGGGCATACAAAACATACAAAGATTTAATCGAAATCACAAAAGAGTACTTCCAGTACCTTTTTGAACATTTAGACTTGCCGACACTTCTTCCGTATGGTGACTTAGAAATAAATTTTGACAATTTTCAAGAGATTCCTCTTATAGAGTCTTTAACAACGATTGGCGGCGTTCCTGCCGATGTTGTAAAAGACAAAGAAAAAATCATTGCTTACCTTAATGAAAAAGGTATTACAGTAAAACCCGGAATGAATTTAGGACAGCTTCAGGGCGAACTTTTTGACGAGTTTGTTGAGAAAAAACTTATTGACCCTACTTTTATAACAGAGTATCCGGTTGAAATTTCTCCGCTAGCCCGCAGAAGTGATGCGCATCCTGAAATTACAGAGAGATTTGAACTCTTTATAGCAGGCCGTGAAATTGCCAATGCCTTCAGTGAGTTAAATGACCCAATAGACCAACTCGCACGTTTTGAGGGACAGATGGCTGCAAAAGAGAGCGGAGATGATGAAGCCCATGAAATGGACAGTGATTTTGTTGAAGCGCTCAGCTATGGAATGGCACCGACGGCGGGCCAAGGTATAGGAATAGACAGACTTGTAATGTTGCTGACAAATGAGCACAGCATAAGAGATGTTTTACTGTTCCCTGCTATGAAGCCTGTACAGGAAGAAAACACAAAAGAAGAGGAAGAGTAA
- a CDS encoding TRAP transporter large permease translates to MIALLMFGVALALLLLGIPVAFAFGGVAMFFAFFIPSLGFDVFNILPFRIYGIMSNTTLMAVPLFIMMGLILEKSGMAEKLLLSMSSLFKNIRGGLGVSVVLVGAILAASTGIVSASVVMMSVIALPLMLGAGYNKGLASGTIAASGTLGQIIPPSIILIVLGDVMSVSVGDLFKGAVLPGLTLVSLYAAYILIRAFMNKEDAPALISDEKTTLMDVVSAIIPPLLLMFAVLGSIFAGIASPTESAAFGVLGGVILSAYNKTLKFAMIKYALFETMKLSGMIFMILIGATTFSLVFNELGGTDLILEFFSQDIGDVWVFIAVAMLSIFILGFFIDFIEISFIIVPILVPVMAAFGIDPIWFGVLIAMNLQASFLTPPFGLSLFFLKGAAGNSVTTMDIYKGIIPFIALQLLGLGLVVAFPDLVFAFL, encoded by the coding sequence ATGATTGCACTTCTTATGTTTGGTGTGGCTCTTGCACTTTTGCTTTTAGGAATTCCTGTTGCCTTTGCATTTGGCGGTGTGGCAATGTTTTTTGCTTTTTTTATTCCTTCTTTGGGATTTGATGTTTTTAACATACTGCCTTTTAGAATTTACGGTATTATGAGCAACACAACACTGATGGCAGTGCCACTTTTTATTATGATGGGACTTATCTTGGAAAAATCAGGAATGGCGGAAAAACTGCTGCTTTCTATGAGCTCACTTTTTAAAAATATCCGTGGAGGTTTGGGTGTGAGCGTTGTGCTTGTGGGTGCCATTTTGGCGGCTTCTACTGGCATAGTTTCAGCTTCTGTTGTAATGATGAGTGTCATTGCTCTTCCTTTGATGCTTGGTGCGGGGTATAACAAAGGTCTTGCTTCTGGCACTATTGCTGCGAGTGGAACACTCGGACAGATTATACCGCCTTCGATTATTCTTATCGTTTTGGGTGATGTGATGAGTGTCAGTGTCGGTGATTTGTTCAAAGGTGCGGTTCTACCGGGACTGACACTTGTTTCGCTCTATGCAGCCTATATTCTCATTCGTGCTTTTATGAACAAAGAAGATGCCCCGGCACTGATAAGCGATGAAAAAACAACATTGATGGATGTTGTATCTGCCATTATCCCACCGCTTTTGTTGATGTTTGCCGTGCTTGGAAGTATATTTGCAGGTATCGCTTCTCCGACAGAATCAGCGGCTTTTGGCGTACTCGGAGGCGTCATTTTATCGGCATATAATAAAACACTTAAGTTTGCAATGATAAAATATGCGCTGTTTGAGACGATGAAGCTCAGCGGTATGATTTTTATGATTTTAATCGGTGCAACAACTTTTAGTCTTGTTTTTAACGAACTCGGCGGAACTGATTTGATTCTGGAGTTTTTTTCACAGGATATCGGTGATGTCTGGGTCTTTATAGCTGTGGCAATGCTGAGTATTTTTATACTCGGATTTTTTATAGATTTTATAGAAATAAGTTTCATCATTGTACCTATTTTGGTCCCTGTTATGGCTGCATTCGGTATAGACCCCATTTGGTTTGGCGTGTTGATAGCTATGAATCTGCAGGCATCCTTTTTGACGCCGCCCTTTGGACTTTCGCTTTTCTTTTTAAAAGGCGCCGCAGGCAACAGTGTGACAACGATGGACATCTACAAAGGAATTATCCCTTTTATCGCTTTGCAGTTGTTGGGACTGGGACTGGTTGTGGCTTTTCCTGATTTGGTTTTTGCATTTTTGTAA
- a CDS encoding bifunctional diguanylate cyclase/phosphodiesterase: MTQFLRIIVIAVLLITVFLTGSYLYVTNKVETLKNEKYFEVSRDMKNKLQSLIKEKSEAILLVTLALSANQNIKDALKQKNHSSLEIDNLITTLQRYSSLKNIWIQFISPEGRSIYRSWSDKSGDELSFARQDVKQLINNPKVISTISTGKFDMTFKAMVPIYEKGKFIGIVETIAKFYSISEKMKRSGNDLLIVVDKSYKKQLSEAYSNTFVENYYIVNPFKSDKLLEIVKSSSITKYLDIPAYIVDKEHSLLITTLRLPDLNAKPMGYFIIAKDLRLIDLSDIQQAKNSILEVTLLIFLLIIVFLYYVYNVNYKRFIEEQNEILEQSVEEKTKELELQSNILRFIAHHDHLTQLPNKVLLLDRIEEAIKHYKSTGEQLSIFFLDLDSFKDVNDTYGHEVGDELLLEITKRLQKCIKNDDTLARLGGDEFAILHRNTTHFSMINLIESILIQMKKPFNIKNIEIYTTFSIGVALYPQDAKKASQLLRNAETAMYKAKDSGKNTYQFYEKKMTEMALQKIQLDADIRKALKNREFVSYFQPKIDARNGKIVGLEALIRWIHPQKGLINPNDFIPFCEETGLILEIDKYMLTHAIKQILKWQQKGLEFGKVSVNVSTKKIESSNYIEELSYTVESLQFDTALLELEILEGQIMKDPQKSIDILNKIQNLGISVSIDDFGTGYSSLSYLKKLPVNKIKIDRSFIIDVPKNKDDVAIVKTIISLAKNLGLQIIAEGVETKEQLDFLVQEGCYDIQGYYFSKPLPVDECEAFIISKNRGV; encoded by the coding sequence ATGACGCAGTTTTTAAGAATCATTGTCATAGCTGTATTGTTAATTACAGTTTTTTTAACAGGCAGCTATCTTTATGTGACCAATAAAGTAGAGACTTTGAAAAATGAAAAGTATTTTGAAGTCAGCAGAGATATGAAAAATAAACTGCAGAGTCTGATTAAAGAAAAATCGGAGGCGATTTTGCTGGTGACTTTGGCACTCTCAGCAAATCAAAATATAAAAGATGCGTTGAAACAGAAAAATCACAGCAGTCTTGAGATTGATAATTTAATTACAACTCTGCAGCGCTACTCCTCTTTAAAAAATATCTGGATACAGTTTATTTCGCCTGAGGGAAGAAGTATCTACAGAAGCTGGAGCGACAAAAGCGGTGATGAACTCTCTTTTGCGCGACAAGATGTCAAACAGCTTATCAATAACCCAAAAGTCATTTCTACCATCAGTACCGGAAAATTTGATATGACTTTTAAAGCAATGGTGCCAATCTATGAGAAAGGCAAGTTCATAGGGATAGTTGAAACCATCGCTAAATTCTACTCCATAAGTGAAAAAATGAAACGCAGTGGCAATGATCTGCTGATCGTTGTTGACAAGAGTTATAAAAAGCAGTTGAGTGAAGCCTACTCCAATACTTTTGTAGAAAATTATTATATAGTCAATCCCTTTAAAAGCGATAAACTGCTTGAAATAGTCAAAAGTTCGTCAATTACAAAATACCTTGATATTCCTGCCTATATAGTAGACAAAGAACATTCTCTGTTGATTACAACCTTGCGGTTGCCGGACTTAAATGCAAAACCCATGGGCTATTTTATCATTGCAAAAGATTTGAGACTGATTGATCTTTCAGACATACAACAGGCAAAAAACAGTATTTTGGAAGTAACACTGCTCATTTTTTTATTGATTATAGTCTTTTTATATTATGTTTACAATGTGAATTACAAACGCTTTATAGAAGAGCAAAATGAAATACTCGAACAGAGTGTAGAGGAAAAAACAAAAGAGCTGGAGTTGCAGTCAAACATTTTACGCTTTATTGCGCATCATGACCATTTGACACAACTGCCAAACAAAGTGTTACTTTTAGACAGGATCGAAGAGGCTATAAAACACTACAAATCAACCGGCGAACAGTTGAGTATATTTTTCTTAGACTTAGACAGCTTTAAAGATGTCAATGATACCTACGGGCACGAAGTAGGCGATGAATTGCTGTTGGAAATTACCAAAAGGTTACAAAAGTGTATAAAAAATGATGATACTTTGGCAAGACTTGGCGGAGATGAGTTTGCCATATTGCACAGAAATACAACTCATTTCAGTATGATAAATCTGATTGAATCTATCTTAATTCAGATGAAAAAACCGTTTAATATAAAAAATATAGAAATATATACTACATTCAGTATTGGTGTAGCCCTGTATCCTCAAGATGCCAAAAAAGCGAGCCAGCTTTTGCGGAATGCCGAAACTGCTATGTATAAAGCAAAAGACAGCGGTAAAAACACCTATCAGTTTTATGAGAAAAAAATGACAGAGATGGCACTGCAGAAAATTCAACTCGATGCAGATATACGCAAAGCCTTGAAAAACAGAGAGTTTGTAAGTTACTTTCAACCGAAAATAGATGCAAGAAACGGAAAGATTGTAGGATTAGAAGCATTGATTCGTTGGATACACCCGCAAAAAGGTTTGATTAACCCGAATGATTTTATCCCGTTTTGTGAAGAAACAGGTTTGATTCTCGAAATTGACAAATACATGTTGACGCACGCAATAAAACAGATACTCAAATGGCAGCAAAAGGGTCTTGAATTTGGAAAAGTTTCTGTAAATGTGTCTACGAAAAAGATAGAAAGCAGTAATTATATTGAGGAACTTTCTTATACTGTTGAGAGTTTGCAGTTTGATACAGCTCTTTTGGAACTTGAAATTCTTGAAGGTCAGATTATGAAAGATCCTCAAAAATCTATTGATATTTTAAATAAAATACAAAACTTGGGTATTTCCGTTTCTATAGATGATTTTGGCACAGGATATTCATCATTGTCCTATCTGAAAAAACTGCCGGTAAACAAAATCAAGATAGACCGTAGTTTTATTATAGATGTTCCAAAAAACAAAGATGATGTTGCAATTGTCAAAACAATTATATCTTTGGCAAAAAATTTAGGCTTGCAAATAATAGCAGAAGGTGTTGAGACAAAAGAACAACTCGACTTTTTAGTGCAAGAGGGATGTTATGATATTCAAGGGTATTATTTCTCCAAGCCGTTACCCGTAGATGAATGTGAAGCATTTATAATTTCTAAAAACAGAGGAGTATAG
- a CDS encoding Fur family transcriptional regulator, translating into MIHVTTNFNNKTMEYEELLNDFKKLLKKNNLKFTIQREVILETLYNSDEHLTPEDLHHLLQTKYPELKTGIATVYRTLSLLEDSHVVTSLSFGAQGKKYELGVKIHHDHLICTECGKITEFVDEEIEKRQHVITKKLGFKMTDHSMQIYGICKECQEKENN; encoded by the coding sequence ATGATACATGTAACTACCAACTTCAACAATAAAACCATGGAATATGAAGAACTGCTGAATGACTTCAAAAAATTGTTAAAAAAAAATAATCTCAAATTTACAATTCAGCGTGAAGTGATACTGGAAACTCTGTACAATTCGGATGAGCACCTGACTCCTGAAGATTTACATCATCTCCTGCAAACCAAATATCCGGAACTAAAAACAGGTATAGCGACTGTTTACAGAACACTTTCGCTTCTTGAAGACTCCCATGTTGTCACCTCACTTTCATTTGGAGCACAGGGAAAAAAATACGAACTTGGAGTAAAAATACATCACGACCATCTCATCTGTACAGAGTGTGGAAAAATCACTGAATTTGTAGATGAAGAGATAGAAAAACGCCAACATGTAATCACAAAAAAACTCGGATTTAAAATGACTGACCACTCTATGCAGATATATGGCATTTGTAAAGAGTGTCAAGAAAAAGAAAACAACTAA
- the hisG gene encoding ATP phosphoribosyltransferase, whose protein sequence is MLTVALPKGRIAKETLEIFETIFGDSFKFDDRKLILETPKFRFLLVRNQDVATYVYHQAADIGVVGLDTLEEQGLDVVRLLDLRRGICKVAIGMRKGEKFDLTKPELKVASKMVNITKRYFEERAVSVEIIKLYGSIELAPLIGLADMIVDIVETGTTMKQNGLEVVQDIMTSSTYLIANKNSYIAKKDEVLDIYEKINEVIKAEND, encoded by the coding sequence ATGCTAACAGTTGCACTGCCAAAAGGTCGTATAGCCAAAGAAACTTTGGAAATTTTTGAAACTATTTTTGGTGACAGTTTTAAATTTGATGACAGAAAACTAATTCTAGAGACCCCGAAATTTCGTTTTTTACTTGTGCGAAATCAAGACGTGGCAACCTATGTGTACCATCAGGCAGCTGATATTGGGGTTGTCGGGCTTGATACACTGGAAGAGCAGGGGCTTGATGTTGTTCGTCTGCTTGATTTGCGTCGTGGCATCTGTAAAGTGGCGATAGGCATGAGAAAGGGTGAGAAGTTTGATTTGACAAAACCTGAGCTCAAAGTAGCTTCTAAAATGGTCAACATTACAAAGCGTTACTTTGAAGAGAGAGCTGTGAGTGTAGAAATCATAAAACTTTACGGTTCTATAGAACTTGCTCCGTTAATCGGTCTTGCCGATATGATAGTTGATATTGTTGAAACGGGAACGACTATGAAACAAAACGGTTTGGAAGTTGTGCAGGACATTATGACAAGTTCGACCTATCTCATTGCAAACAAGAACAGTTATATTGCCAAAAAAGATGAAGTTTTGGATATTTACGAAAAAATCAATGAAGTGATAAAAGCAGAAAATGACTAA
- a CDS encoding IS110 family transposase: MYQQFCGIDVSKDSFDITLLESSGEVKLQEKLSMDIEGFNALLKHLSSYSKEELLVSMEATGIYHLPLLSFLLEHSFKSVVINPILIKSFIGSTTLRKTKNDKKDATSIALFSLKSYQSLHLATTDAIENIRPLIRERESLSKEVARLKTEIKANLTQLFPELLKNTNIFTKSILNLLLQAPSRKAIRNLKKQKIQKLLDSTSGNKVRISAGEILFLAKNSIAVSDKYLEKVLTSKIRRLITVQDELSFLDEELQNSLEDTDINDDIEILQSIPGIGTVTSKNFMVEVSSVDKFKSVKQLCAFIGIDPSVRQSGTSVNYRGKISKRGNANLRRTIWQMATGVIRSCEKFKAYYDKKRSEGKKFKQAVIAVANKLLKTIFVLLKNKTKFDENLVCGVSK, encoded by the coding sequence ATGTATCAACAATTCTGTGGAATAGATGTAAGTAAAGACAGCTTTGACATTACTTTGCTTGAAAGCAGTGGTGAAGTTAAACTGCAAGAGAAGCTTTCAATGGATATAGAAGGATTTAATGCTTTGTTAAAGCACTTATCCAGCTACTCCAAAGAAGAGCTTCTTGTGTCAATGGAAGCGACAGGGATATATCATTTACCCCTATTGTCTTTTTTATTAGAACATAGTTTTAAAAGTGTAGTGATAAATCCCATACTCATAAAGAGTTTTATTGGTTCAACTACCTTGAGAAAGACTAAAAACGATAAAAAAGATGCAACTTCTATTGCACTGTTTAGTTTAAAATCGTATCAATCTTTACATCTTGCTACGACTGATGCTATTGAGAACATCAGACCACTCATTAGAGAGCGAGAATCGCTCTCTAAAGAAGTAGCAAGGTTAAAGACTGAAATAAAAGCTAACTTGACTCAATTATTTCCTGAATTGTTAAAGAACACAAACATATTTACAAAAAGCATTTTAAATCTGCTTCTACAAGCTCCTAGCCGTAAGGCTATTAGGAACTTGAAGAAACAGAAAATTCAAAAACTACTCGATAGTACCAGTGGCAATAAAGTTAGAATCTCTGCTGGGGAGATATTATTTCTTGCCAAGAACTCTATTGCTGTATCTGATAAGTATCTTGAAAAGGTTTTAACTTCTAAAATTAGAAGATTAATAACTGTTCAAGACGAACTATCTTTTCTTGATGAAGAGCTGCAAAACTCTTTAGAAGATACTGATATTAATGATGATATTGAAATATTACAATCAATACCGGGCATCGGTACAGTAACTTCTAAAAACTTTATGGTTGAAGTATCCTCTGTTGATAAGTTCAAATCCGTCAAGCAACTTTGTGCTTTTATTGGAATTGATCCATCTGTGAGACAGAGTGGTACTTCAGTCAACTATAGAGGCAAAATCTCAAAAAGAGGTAATGCCAACCTTCGTCGAACTATTTGGCAAATGGCAACAGGTGTTATACGAAGCTGTGAAAAATTTAAAGCCTACTACGACAAAAAACGCAGTGAAGGTAAAAAATTCAAACAAGCTGTAATAGCTGTAGCCAATAAGCTTTTAAAAACAATATTTGTACTTTTAAAGAATAAAACTAAATTTGATGAAAATTTAGTTTGTGGTGTTTCTAAATGA
- a CDS encoding HIT family protein, with translation MQDILYAPWRDEYVTQEKIKGCVFCHISTHPQEDASLHVLYRNEYCFMVMNKYPYTPGHFMIIPHMHTDRLEELPSEVWLNMSKLAQQSVKLLKEGLGANGVNIGMNLGKAAGAGIAEHIHMHLVPRWERDTNFITAVAHTRVYSTDFEKIYKKIKSFIPKYINI, from the coding sequence ATGCAAGATATTTTATATGCCCCCTGGCGGGATGAATATGTTACACAGGAGAAAATAAAAGGGTGTGTTTTTTGCCACATCAGTACACATCCGCAGGAGGATGCGTCTTTACATGTACTCTACAGAAATGAATACTGTTTTATGGTGATGAACAAATACCCCTATACTCCGGGGCATTTTATGATTATTCCCCATATGCATACGGACAGACTTGAAGAGCTGCCGAGTGAAGTTTGGCTGAACATGTCAAAACTCGCACAGCAGAGTGTCAAATTACTTAAAGAGGGATTGGGTGCCAACGGCGTGAATATCGGGATGAATTTGGGCAAAGCAGCGGGTGCCGGAATAGCCGAGCATATTCATATGCACCTTGTTCCAAGATGGGAGCGAGATACGAACTTTATCACTGCTGTTGCGCATACAAGAGTTTATTCGACAGATTTTGAAAAGATTTACAAGAAAATAAAAAGTTTCATTCCAAAGTATATAAACATTTAA